TGGGGTCTGCTGCTCCGGATACTTTTTTGGTGTCTTTATCTATGGTCAAGGCCATTACGCCTCCATAATAGAAAGGTGACTCTTTCACCCGGACGTCATAACCGCGCTTTTCAAGTTTATTTCTCACATTTTCAGGATAGCCGGGCTCCATTGTAATCTCGTTATCTTCAATGTAGAAACGCCGCTGATTAATAGCTTCCTGCCAGGACGATCCGAAAAATTCTCTCTGCACCAGAACCTGTGCAAGGACCGTCGGAATTCTTTTCCCCCCCGGGGTTCCAATTCCAACTATTTCTTTATCATTTTCCAGAATGGATGGAGATGTATAATTGTTCGGTCTTTTTCCCGGCTCCATTCGATTAGCAGATTCGGGGTCTTCACTGAAATTACTGAGTGCATTGTTCATGAATATACCATTGACCTGCTCTTTGGATCCGAAAAATTCTCCAAGTGTATTCGTTACGGATATGATCGTCCCCTCTTTATCTTTGATAACAAAGTGGGTGGTATTATCGTGGTCTTCTTCATCTGCTTCGGAATTGTTGACCTCTATGTCAAAAGATGCTTTATCAAAATCCATATCCTCAGCCATGTTTTCCAAGTGCTTGTCCGAAAGAAGCCTCTCCGTATCTACCTGACCGAAAGCAGGATCCTGAATTTCGGATATACGCTCGTGATAAACATGTTTTGTAAACTCACCCATTAAATGAGTAGAATTGGTTACCTCATTGGACTTGAATTCTCCCTTATACATATCTGCCAGTTTTAAGATTTGCAGAAGTGATATTCCGCCTGCCGAAGGAGGAGCTGACATGACTGTATATCCGCCAAATTTCCCTTCCAGCGGTTTTTCTTCCTTCACTTCGTAATTTTTCAAATCCTCCAGATTGACCCGGTCCAATTCTTTTGCCAATGATTCTCCCATTTCCCCTGAATAAAACCCTTTGCTTCCCTGTCTTTGAATAGCTTGAAGTGTTTTAGCAAGCTCCGGCTGCTTGATCACTCCGTTCGGTTTTACCGGCTTGCCATCCGGATAAAACGGTTCCGGCAGCTTGCCTTTAAATTGGTCCTGTGCTTCCGCAAGCCGCTGTGAAAGAAATGAGTCGGCTTTGTAGCCTTTGCTTGCATAATGTATTGCCGGTTCAATCAGTTCGGACATGTTCATTTTCCCCTGCTCCTTATGAGCAAGCTCCAGACCTTTTACAAAACCGGGAACGGCAATCTGATCTTTTGATCCTTTTCCGTTCTGAGGTGCAGAATCTTTATAATCGTATACTTTCTTAATTTTTTTATCCGGGTTATAAACGACCATCATTCCTCCGCCGCCCGGGCCTGATCCGTATGGTTCCGTAACACCTAACACGTAGGAAACGGCTACAGCGGCATCCATGGCATTGCCTCCGCTGTTCATGACCTTCATCCCTGCCTGAACAGCTAGAGGATGGTTTGCACTGACGGCCGCTTGCCCTTCAGCCGAACGATTTAGGATTCCGGATTGTGCGACGAGCAATATGACAATGAGAAGAATTGCCAGTGCTGTCCAAAGACGTTTCTTTCTCATGTGCATCCCTGCTTTAATCGAGTTTTTTTGAGAGGTCCTTTTCAAAAATAAGTTTCCCGTTCTCTTCCTTCCAATCCAGGTTCTTTGAATTTTTCGTCAGCTGCTGAATCATTTTCTTTTTCTGCAGCTCATTCATTTCCCTGATTGGTGCCGGCTGGCCGGCTTTTATTTCAAGCGGGGTCAGCTCAAATCTTGCCTTTCCGTCTGCCATCAGCCTCATTTGTGCAATGGCACTTTCCCTTGTTCTGCTCCAGCCCTGATCAAATACAAAATTTCCAAGACTGTAGAAAATCACACTGTCCTTATAAACTTCAACAGGTGACAATACATGCGGATGATGACCGATTATCACATCTGCTCCGGCATCCGCCAGTGCCTTAGCCAGATCTTTCTGGCGGGGATGAGGGGTCGTATCGTACTCCTGCCCCCAATGAGCATTAACGAATACAAAATCCGCTTTCTTTTTGGCTTCTGCTATCATGGGAACGAAGTTTTTCGGCTCCATCGCCAAAACCCCGCTGTTGTATTCAGTCGCTTTTGTTCCCTCTGCGTACACATCCGTAAAGGCTAGGGTTGCAACTTTTATTCCATTATACTCGCGATAGGAAATGGAATTTTTCGCATCCTTCAGGTTGCTTCCGGCTCCGACTGGATCGATCCCATGCTCTTTTAATGTCTTTCTCGTATCATTTAGCCCCTGGACGTTATAATCCATCGCATGGGTATTGGCGAGACTGACAGCTGAAAAGTTGAGATTTTGAAGTGTCTGAGCTGATTGTTTGTCCGTTCTCAGCTGAATGCTTTTCGATTCATTCTTTGGTGCTGATTCGTCCAAAGTAATCGGGTGGTCAAAATTCGCTGTAATATAATCAGAGTTTTGAAGCAGCGGCTTAACCTGCTGAAACAAATAATCCTGTCCTTTAATGTCGGTTACCTTCTCTACATCCCGTCCCATCATGATGTCGCCCATGAAGGAGGCAGTGAACACCTCGTTTTTATATTGGGTTACGGCTGGGGCCGGAGGTCTGTCCGCAAAGGAAAAACCGAACATAATTCCTGCAGTGGCAATTAGACCGATCACTGCATGAGTTTTTGAATTCCGCCGGTTCCTTTTAATAAACCGCAGGAGCTTCTCTTCGAAATTAAGCTCTTTTCCATTTGGATGGCTCACGTTTTTCTCCTCCCCTTAGAAAATATAGTAAAGCGTCATAAGCAGGAATGTAGCTCCGCTTAGCAAAAGCGTACTTCCGATTGTAAGCGCCATTCCCTGTTTTTGCATCGTATTGGCAATTAATCCAGGGACGATGATTCCGATTCCCCTAAATTCAAAAATCTCAAAAGGAAGAATAGGATACGTGTAATCAAAAGCTAATTTCAGCAATATTCCTACAGTAAGCATGGCAGCAAATTTTCTTCTTCCATAAAGAATGACGATTTTGGCTATTCCATATGTAACGATTAAATAGGTAAGCAAGCTGATGAAGAAAACCACAGCAAGGAAAACCGGCTGGTCAAATACAAGTGCCAAGTATCCCGGAACAATCAGTCCCGCTGGGATGACCCCCGTTTTTTCAGTGAATAGCAAGCTTAGCAATACCCCGAGAACCAGGGCTATGTATAAATCAGATCCGAACAATGACTCTTCCTCCTAACTGACAAATTGCTTAATTTTATAGTCTTCCAATCTTTCAATTAACGGTGTAGCGGCACCATGGATATTTCCTACTCCATAAATTGCGCGTCCGCTCATCATTGGCTCAAGAACAGCCAATATTTCTTCTGTTGAATACCCTTCCAGATTGTGAAAATTGTCAGCAGGAATGTTTCCAGCCTCATATGAATCAACAATTGGCTGTGTAGTATCACCTATTATCACGACATCTCCAGCAGGAATATATGGCAGTACGTCATTTGCAAATTGAATGGTCCGGTCTACCCGGTCATGACGGCAGTTCATAATGACGACCGCATTCTTTGTCGGATACCCTAGATCCTCAACCCTTTTCCAAATGTTAATCGTAGACGAGGCATCATTTGCCGCAAATCCATTTACGAAATATCCCGGGTTGCCCGCATCGGCGAGCGGAAGAATTTTCATGGCACCTGGATCAGGCGGAGCATTCAGCATGCCCCGAAAGGCTGTTTTTTCATCGATTCCCAACGCGTCTGCAACTGCCAGAGCAAGAGATGCATTGTCTGGAAAAACCATGTATTCAAAGCTCTTTAGAAATTGTTCGGAAATTCTTGTATTATCACAAACAATTAAAGTTGAATTGCGTTTTTCTGCTTCTTTCCGGTAGTACTCAATATATGGACTCTCATTGACGATAACGTGCCCGTTATGTGGGATCGTAGCTACGAATGCCTCTGCAACCTCATCAAGAGTCGGCCCCATTACATCCATGTGGTCCTCTAATACATTCACAATAATTCCAATATTCGCCTGAAGCATAT
The Metabacillus sp. FJAT-52054 genome window above contains:
- a CDS encoding gamma-glutamyltransferase: MRKKRLWTALAILLIVILLVAQSGILNRSAEGQAAVSANHPLAVQAGMKVMNSGGNAMDAAVAVSYVLGVTEPYGSGPGGGGMMVVYNPDKKIKKVYDYKDSAPQNGKGSKDQIAVPGFVKGLELAHKEQGKMNMSELIEPAIHYASKGYKADSFLSQRLAEAQDQFKGKLPEPFYPDGKPVKPNGVIKQPELAKTLQAIQRQGSKGFYSGEMGESLAKELDRVNLEDLKNYEVKEEKPLEGKFGGYTVMSAPPSAGGISLLQILKLADMYKGEFKSNEVTNSTHLMGEFTKHVYHERISEIQDPAFGQVDTERLLSDKHLENMAEDMDFDKASFDIEVNNSEADEEDHDNTTHFVIKDKEGTIISVTNTLGEFFGSKEQVNGIFMNNALSNFSEDPESANRMEPGKRPNNYTSPSILENDKEIVGIGTPGGKRIPTVLAQVLVQREFFGSSWQEAINQRRFYIEDNEITMEPGYPENVRNKLEKRGYDVRVKESPFYYGGVMALTIDKDTKKVSGAADPRRTGTWSSSK
- the pgsC gene encoding poly-gamma-glutamate biosynthesis protein PgsC, giving the protein MFGSDLYIALVLGVLLSLLFTEKTGVIPAGLIVPGYLALVFDQPVFLAVVFFISLLTYLIVTYGIAKIVILYGRRKFAAMLTVGILLKLAFDYTYPILPFEIFEFRGIGIIVPGLIANTMQKQGMALTIGSTLLLSGATFLLMTLYYIF
- the pgsB gene encoding poly-gamma-glutamate synthase PgsB gives rise to the protein MWVIFAAAVFVLLLGIIEKRRHQKRLDSIPVRININGIRGKSTVTRLIYGVVKEAGYKTVGKTTGTDARMMYWNTKEERPIVRRPEGPNIGEQRRVIQEVAEMNANALVSECMAVNPDYQIIFQEDMLQANIGIIVNVLEDHMDVMGPTLDEVAEAFVATIPHNGHVIVNESPYIEYYRKEAEKRNSTLIVCDNTRISEQFLKSFEYMVFPDNASLALAVADALGIDEKTAFRGMLNAPPDPGAMKILPLADAGNPGYFVNGFAANDASSTINIWKRVEDLGYPTKNAVVIMNCRHDRVDRTIQFANDVLPYIPAGDVVIIGDTTQPIVDSYEAGNIPADNFHNLEGYSTEEILAVLEPMMSGRAIYGVGNIHGAATPLIERLEDYKIKQFVS
- a CDS encoding CapA family protein, whose protein sequence is MSHPNGKELNFEEKLLRFIKRNRRNSKTHAVIGLIATAGIMFGFSFADRPPAPAVTQYKNEVFTASFMGDIMMGRDVEKVTDIKGQDYLFQQVKPLLQNSDYITANFDHPITLDESAPKNESKSIQLRTDKQSAQTLQNLNFSAVSLANTHAMDYNVQGLNDTRKTLKEHGIDPVGAGSNLKDAKNSISYREYNGIKVATLAFTDVYAEGTKATEYNSGVLAMEPKNFVPMIAEAKKKADFVFVNAHWGQEYDTTPHPRQKDLAKALADAGADVIIGHHPHVLSPVEVYKDSVIFYSLGNFVFDQGWSRTRESAIAQMRLMADGKARFELTPLEIKAGQPAPIREMNELQKKKMIQQLTKNSKNLDWKEENGKLIFEKDLSKKLD